A genomic region of Dioscorea cayenensis subsp. rotundata cultivar TDr96_F1 unplaced genomic scaffold, TDr96_F1_v2_PseudoChromosome.rev07_lg8_w22 25.fasta BLBR01000147.1, whole genome shotgun sequence contains the following coding sequences:
- the LOC120253656 gene encoding pentatricopeptide repeat-containing protein At2g33760-like codes for MKVLGFEPDEFSFVASLAACGELAWCNIGRGVHLNLVKIGMTPNAFVESALIGMYSKFTTTTDGKRAFDAIEDKYLVIWNSLISGFVQNGYVDEVLKLLSIMREENLEPNDFTFASILATCANTIIVEHGRQVHSLILKSDQKMNAAVANALITMYSRAGREKEEEKVFSKLTTKNVISWTAMIGAYVQCGNCQEAFRLFE; via the coding sequence ATGAAGGTTTTGGGCTTTGAACCAGATGAATTTAGCTTTGTTGCTTCTCTGGCAGCTTGTGGTGAATTGGCTTGGTGCAATATTGGAAGAGGAGTTCATTTGAATTTGGTAAAGATTGGTATGACACCAAATGCATTTGTAGAAAGTGCGCTCATTGGCATGTATTCCAAATTCACAACCACAACCGATGGTAAGAGGGCCTTTGACGCAATTGAAGACAAATACCTTGTCATATGGAACTCACTGATTTCTGGGTTTGTTCAAAATGGTTATGTAGATGAAGTTCTAAAGCTCCTCTCTATAATGAGGGAAGAAAACCTCGAACCAAATGATTTCACATTTGCAAGTATTCTGGCAACATGTGCAAATACCATTATTGTAGAACATGGAAGGCAGGTGCATTCTCTAATCCTGAAATCAGACCAAAAAATGAATGCAGCTGTAGCCAATGCATTAATAACAATGTATAGTAGAGCTGGAagagagaaggaagaagaaaaggtcTTCTCCAAACTTACGACCAAGAATGTAATATCATGGACAGCAATGATAGGAGCTTATGTTCAGTGTGGCAACTGTCAAGAGGCATTTCGACTCTTTGAATAG